The Streptococcus oralis Uo5 genome includes a window with the following:
- a CDS encoding methionine ABC transporter ATP-binding protein, translated as MSRDIIKLDQIDVTFHQKKRTITAVKDVTIHIQEGDIYGIVGYSGAGKSTLVRVINLLQKPSAGKITIDDDVIFDGKVTLTAEQLRRKRQDIGMIFQHFNLMSQKTAEENVAFALKHSGLSKEEKKAKVAKLLDLVGLADRAENYPSQLSGGQKQRVAIARALANDPKILISDESTSALDPKTTKQILSLLQDLNQKLGLTVVLITHEMQIVKDIANRVAVMQDGRLIEEGSVLEIFSDPKQPLTQDFISTATGIDEAMVKIEKQEIVEHLSENSILVQLKYAGASTDEPLLNELYKHYQVTANILYGNIEILDGTPVGELVVVLSGEKAALAGAQEAIRQAGVQLKVLKGGQ; from the coding sequence ATGAGTAGAGATATTATCAAGTTAGATCAGATTGATGTGACCTTTCACCAAAAGAAAAGAACCATCACAGCGGTCAAGGATGTGACTATTCACATCCAAGAAGGGGATATCTACGGAATCGTTGGATATTCTGGAGCAGGGAAATCAACCCTTGTACGGGTGATTAACCTCTTGCAAAAACCATCTGCAGGGAAAATTACCATTGATGACGATGTGATTTTTGATGGTAAGGTCACTTTGACGGCGGAACAGTTACGTCGGAAACGTCAAGATATCGGGATGATTTTCCAACACTTTAATCTTATGAGCCAGAAAACGGCCGAGGAGAATGTGGCCTTTGCCCTTAAACATTCTGGACTCAGCAAGGAAGAAAAGAAAGCCAAAGTAGCTAAGTTGTTGGACTTGGTTGGCTTGGCGGATCGTGCTGAAAACTACCCTTCACAACTATCTGGAGGTCAAAAACAGCGTGTGGCCATTGCGCGTGCCTTGGCAAATGACCCAAAAATCTTGATTTCAGATGAGTCAACTTCTGCCCTTGATCCTAAGACAACCAAGCAGATTTTGTCCTTGTTGCAAGATTTGAACCAAAAATTAGGCTTGACGGTTGTTTTGATTACGCATGAAATGCAGATTGTCAAAGACATTGCTAATCGTGTGGCGGTCATGCAGGATGGCCGTTTGATTGAAGAGGGCAGTGTCCTTGAAATCTTCTCAGATCCTAAACAACCTTTGACACAGGACTTTATCTCAACAGCTACAGGTATTGATGAAGCCATGGTCAAGATTGAGAAGCAAGAAATCGTAGAACATTTATCTGAGAACAGTATCTTAGTGCAGCTCAAGTATGCAGGGGCTTCGACAGACGAACCACTTTTGAATGAATTGTACAAACATTACCAAGTAACGGCCAATATCCTCTATGGAAATATCGAAATTCTCGATGGCACTCCTGTTGGAGAATTGGTTGTGGTCTTGTCAGGTGAAAAGGCAGCGCTGGCAGGTGCTCAAGAAGCCATCCGTCAGGCTGGTGTCCAGTTAAAAGTATTGAAGGGAGGACAGTAA
- a CDS encoding MetQ/NlpA family ABC transporter substrate-binding protein, with translation MKIKKWLGVAALATVAGLALAACGNSEKKADNETVVKIATVNRSGSEEARWDKIQELVEKDGIKLEFTEFTDYSQPNKATADGEVDLNAFQHYNFLNNWNKENGKDLVAIADTYISPIRLYSGKNGEENKYTKVEEIPDNGEIAVPNDATNESRALYLLQSAGLIKLDVSGTALATVANITENPKNLKITELDASQTARSLSSVDAAVVNNTFVTEAKLDYKKALFKEQADENSKQWYNIIVAKKDWESSPKADAIKKIIAAYHTDEVKKVIEETSDGLDQPVW, from the coding sequence ATGAAAATTAAAAAATGGCTCGGTGTAGCAGCTCTTGCTACAGTTGCAGGTTTGGCTCTTGCAGCTTGCGGAAATTCAGAAAAGAAAGCAGACAACGAAACAGTTGTCAAAATTGCAACAGTTAACCGTAGCGGTTCTGAAGAAGCGCGTTGGGATAAAATCCAAGAATTGGTTGAAAAAGATGGAATTAAATTGGAATTCACAGAGTTCACAGATTATTCACAACCAAACAAGGCAACTGCTGATGGCGAAGTAGACTTGAATGCTTTCCAACACTACAACTTCTTGAACAACTGGAACAAAGAAAACGGGAAAGATCTTGTAGCGATTGCAGATACCTACATCTCACCAATCCGCCTTTACTCAGGTAAAAATGGGGAAGAAAACAAGTACACCAAAGTGGAAGAAATCCCAGATAACGGTGAAATCGCCGTACCAAACGATGCAACAAACGAAAGTCGTGCACTTTACTTGCTTCAATCAGCTGGTTTGATCAAATTGGATGTTTCTGGAACTGCCCTTGCAACAGTTGCTAATATCACAGAAAATCCAAAGAACTTGAAGATTACTGAATTGGACGCTAGCCAAACAGCTCGTTCATTGTCATCAGTTGATGCTGCCGTTGTAAACAATACCTTCGTTACAGAAGCAAAATTGGACTACAAGAAAGCACTCTTCAAAGAACAAGCTGATGAAAACTCAAAACAATGGTACAACATCATTGTTGCGAAAAAAGATTGGGAATCATCACCTAAGGCTGATGCTATCAAGAAAATTATCGCAGCTTACCACACTGATGAAGTGAAAAAAGTTATCGAAGAAACATCAGACGGTTTGGACCAACCAGTTTGGTAA
- a CDS encoding SDR family oxidoreductase, with protein MTPNPTNQKPARTMTHAFVTGATGLLGNNLVRALLKENIQVTALVRSEEKARKQFADLPIQIVKGDILEPESYRDYLAGCDSLFHTAAFFRDNYKGGKHWQELYYTNIIGANNLLEAAYEAGIRQFVHTSSCVVLEGEANQLIDESMSRSKDTPFDYYRSKILSEEAVRDFLDKHSDVFGCFILPSVMLGPRDLGPTSSGQLIINFVEQKLPGILKASYNMVDARDVADIHLRAMKYGRSKERYLAVGRQVTMTELYQILEKITGVPAPKRKISPLFVKIYAQASELYHRLTKKPILVTNELAHLMAEEYLKSNFSFAKTESELGGQHRPLEESLADVVDWYRKHGYLS; from the coding sequence ATGACCCCAAACCCTACAAATCAAAAACCAGCTAGAACAATGACCCACGCTTTTGTGACTGGTGCGACCGGTCTTTTAGGAAATAATCTCGTGCGTGCTCTGCTAAAAGAAAACATTCAAGTGACCGCTCTCGTTCGCTCCGAGGAAAAAGCGCGCAAACAATTTGCCGACCTGCCTATCCAGATTGTCAAGGGGGATATTTTAGAGCCCGAAAGCTATCGTGACTATTTAGCAGGCTGCGACAGCCTCTTTCATACCGCTGCTTTTTTCCGCGATAATTATAAAGGCGGCAAGCACTGGCAGGAGCTCTACTACACTAATATTATAGGCGCAAATAACCTCCTAGAAGCTGCTTACGAGGCTGGTATCCGCCAATTTGTCCATACTTCCTCCTGTGTCGTACTGGAAGGTGAGGCCAATCAGCTAATTGATGAAAGCATGTCTCGCTCAAAAGATACTCCTTTTGATTACTATCGCAGCAAGATTTTGAGTGAAGAGGCCGTTCGTGATTTCTTGGACAAGCATTCAGATGTTTTCGGTTGCTTTATCTTGCCGAGTGTAATGTTGGGGCCTAGAGACCTTGGTCCGACCTCCAGTGGGCAGCTGATTATCAATTTTGTAGAGCAAAAACTTCCAGGTATCTTAAAGGCTAGCTATAATATGGTGGATGCTAGAGATGTAGCAGATATTCATCTCCGCGCTATGAAATACGGACGCTCAAAGGAGCGCTATCTGGCAGTTGGACGGCAAGTGACCATGACAGAATTGTACCAAATACTGGAAAAAATCACTGGCGTTCCCGCCCCCAAGCGCAAGATCTCCCCTCTTTTCGTCAAAATCTATGCCCAAGCAAGTGAGCTCTACCACCGGCTCACCAAAAAACCAATTTTGGTTACCAATGAGCTCGCTCATCTCATGGCCGAAGAATATCTCAAAAGTAATTTTAGCTTTGCCAAAACCGAGAGCGAGCTAGGCGGACAGCATCGCCCTCTCGAAGAAAGCTTAGCTGACGTGGTAGATTGGTACCGCAAGCACGGCTATCTCTCATAA
- a CDS encoding methionine ABC transporter permease gives MTELIQTYLPNVYKMGWAGQAGWGTAIYLTLYMTVLSFIIGGFLGLVAGLFLVLTAPGGVLENKVIFWILDKITSIFRAVPFIILLAIMSPLSHLIVKTSIGPNAALVPLSFAVFAFFARQVQVVLAELDGGVIEAAQASGATFWDIVGVYLSEGLPDLIRVTTVTLISLVGETAMAGAVGAGGIGNVAIAYGFNRYNHDVTILATIIIILIIFTIQFLGDFLTKKLSHK, from the coding sequence ATGACAGAGTTGATTCAAACTTACTTACCAAATGTCTACAAGATGGGCTGGGCTGGTCAGGCAGGCTGGGGAACGGCTATCTACCTAACTCTTTATATGACAGTTCTTTCCTTCATCATCGGAGGATTCTTGGGGCTGGTGGCAGGTCTTTTCCTCGTCTTGACAGCGCCAGGTGGTGTTTTGGAAAATAAGGTTATCTTTTGGATTTTAGACAAGATTACCTCCATTTTCCGCGCGGTTCCTTTCATCATCCTCTTGGCAATCATGTCGCCACTGTCTCACTTAATCGTCAAGACGAGCATCGGGCCAAATGCAGCCCTTGTCCCACTTTCTTTTGCGGTCTTTGCCTTCTTTGCCCGTCAGGTGCAGGTGGTCTTGGCTGAACTGGATGGTGGTGTCATTGAGGCGGCTCAAGCAAGCGGAGCGACCTTCTGGGATATCGTGGGTGTTTACCTATCCGAAGGTCTTCCAGATTTGATTCGTGTGACGACTGTGACCTTGATTTCCCTTGTTGGTGAAACAGCTATGGCAGGAGCAGTTGGTGCTGGTGGTATCGGTAATGTGGCCATTGCCTATGGATTTAACCGTTACAATCACGATGTGACCATCTTGGCGACTATCATTATCATTTTGATTATCTTTACGATCCAGTTCTTGGGAGATTTCTTGACCAAGAAATTAAGTCATAAATAA
- the tsaD gene encoding tRNA (adenosine(37)-N6)-threonylcarbamoyltransferase complex transferase subunit TsaD, producing the protein MKDRYILAFETSCDETSVAVLKNETELLSNVIASQIESHKRFGGVVPEVASRHHVEVITACIEEALAEAGITEEDITAVAVTYGPGLVGALLVGLSAAKAFAWAHGLPLIPVNHMAGHLMAAQSVETLEFPLLALLVSGGHTELVYVSEAGDYKIVGETRDDAVGEAYDKVGRVMGLTYPAGREIDELAHQGQDVYDFPRAMIKEDNLEFSFSGLKSAFINLHHNAEQKGESLSTEDLCASFQAAVMDILMVKTKKALEKYPVKTLVVAGGVAANKGLRERLAAEITDVKVIIPPLRLCGDNAGMIAYASVSEWNKENFADLDLNAKPSLAFDTME; encoded by the coding sequence ATGAAAGATAGATATATTTTAGCTTTTGAGACATCTTGCGATGAGACCAGTGTGGCGGTTCTGAAGAATGAGACTGAGCTTTTGAGTAATGTCATTGCGAGTCAAATTGAGAGTCACAAACGTTTTGGGGGTGTAGTGCCAGAAGTGGCCAGTCGTCACCATGTCGAGGTTATTACAGCCTGTATTGAGGAGGCGCTAGCAGAAGCAGGGATTACCGAAGAGGACATAACAGCTGTGGCGGTTACCTATGGACCGGGCTTGGTTGGAGCTCTGCTAGTTGGTTTGTCAGCTGCCAAGGCCTTTGCTTGGGCGCATGGCTTGCCACTTATCCCCGTCAACCACATGGCTGGGCACCTCATGGCAGCTCAGAGTGTGGAGACTTTGGAGTTTCCTCTCCTAGCACTCTTGGTCAGCGGAGGACACACGGAGTTGGTCTATGTGTCAGAGGCTGGCGATTACAAGATTGTTGGGGAGACACGAGACGATGCAGTTGGGGAGGCTTATGACAAGGTCGGTCGTGTCATGGGCTTGACTTATCCAGCAGGTCGTGAGATTGACGAGTTGGCCCATCAAGGTCAGGATGTTTATGACTTCCCTCGTGCCATGATCAAGGAAGACAATCTGGAGTTCTCATTCTCAGGTTTGAAATCTGCCTTTATCAATCTTCACCACAATGCTGAGCAAAAGGGAGAAAGCTTGTCTACAGAGGATTTGTGTGCTTCCTTCCAAGCAGCTGTCATGGATATTCTCATGGTAAAAACCAAGAAAGCTTTAGAAAAATACCCTGTAAAAACCCTAGTTGTCGCAGGTGGTGTAGCAGCTAATAAAGGTCTTAGAGAACGCTTGGCAGCCGAAATCACAGATGTCAAGGTCATCATTCCACCCCTGCGTCTCTGCGGAGACAATGCAGGCATGATTGCCTATGCCAGCGTCAGCGAGTGGAACAAAGAAAACTTTGCAGACTTGGACCTCAATGCCAAACCAAGTCTTGCCTTTGATACCATGGAATAA
- the tsaB gene encoding tRNA (adenosine(37)-N6)-threonylcarbamoyltransferase complex dimerization subunit type 1 TsaB, with protein sequence MKIAAFDTSSKALTLAILEDETLLAQMTLNIKKNHSITLMPAIDFLTNSLDMKPTDLDRIVVAQGPGSYTGLRIAVATAKTLAHTLNIELVGVSSLLALVPEQAEGLVIPIMDARRNNVYAGFYQSGHVVRPEAHLPLAEVLEIAGATNQPVTFVGETAVFAEQIGAALPQAAIQPSLPDAAAIGRLGLDLPAQSIHDFVPNYLKRVEAEENWLKNHKESSDSYIQRL encoded by the coding sequence ATGAAGATTGCAGCTTTTGATACGTCAAGTAAGGCGCTGACGCTCGCGATTTTAGAGGACGAGACCTTGCTGGCGCAGATGACTTTAAATATAAAGAAAAACCACAGCATTACCCTGATGCCGGCTATTGATTTTCTGACGAATAGTCTGGACATGAAGCCGACGGATTTGGATCGTATCGTAGTTGCTCAGGGACCAGGTAGCTACACAGGTTTGCGAATTGCGGTAGCAACTGCTAAGACCTTGGCTCACACTCTGAACATCGAGTTGGTTGGTGTGTCTAGTTTGCTGGCTTTAGTCCCAGAGCAGGCGGAAGGCTTGGTCATTCCTATCATGGATGCCCGCCGCAATAATGTTTATGCTGGCTTTTACCAGTCTGGTCATGTTGTACGGCCAGAGGCTCATCTGCCTTTGGCAGAGGTTTTGGAAATAGCTGGCGCTACTAACCAACCAGTCACCTTTGTCGGAGAGACAGCGGTTTTTGCGGAGCAGATTGGAGCTGCTCTTCCTCAGGCTGCCATTCAGCCAAGCTTGCCAGATGCGGCAGCTATTGGTCGTCTCGGTCTAGACCTGCCTGCCCAGTCCATTCATGACTTTGTTCCTAACTATCTCAAGCGGGTAGAAGCCGAGGAAAATTGGCTCAAGAATCACAAGGAATCCAGTGATTCTTACATTCAGCGCCTATGA
- a CDS encoding CPBP family intramembrane glutamic endopeptidase: MKKIISRYYLFVTILLVIADQFFIRLLLHSDLAAGLSDFAYYLSDMLLNFLVVLLAIIVMVWSGKWQKINSRKFKGSYLFYSFLALLAFVIWNFVTFFIFPPTKNEIAYQLDVPTFTGATAFLMYFFYPVIAGPIFEEIIYRGLVMTALEKGKKWGLDVLGSAALFGILHISNHGWVLTDFFSYMGGGLIFAVLFRVTKSIYWPIGLHIVYNGIGQILPLLF; the protein is encoded by the coding sequence ATGAAAAAGATAATCTCACGCTATTACTTGTTTGTAACGATTCTACTTGTCATTGCTGACCAGTTCTTCATTCGTCTGCTCTTACACAGCGACCTTGCTGCGGGCCTATCTGATTTTGCCTATTATTTGTCAGATATGTTGTTGAATTTTCTTGTGGTTCTGCTTGCTATTATTGTTATGGTTTGGTCAGGGAAATGGCAGAAAATCAATAGTAGAAAATTTAAGGGATCCTATCTTTTTTATTCCTTCCTAGCCCTCCTAGCTTTTGTTATTTGGAATTTTGTAACCTTTTTTATTTTCCCCCCTACCAAAAATGAAATTGCTTATCAACTGGATGTTCCTACTTTTACAGGAGCTACAGCATTTTTGATGTATTTTTTCTATCCTGTAATTGCAGGTCCCATTTTTGAAGAGATAATTTATCGTGGATTGGTGATGACCGCTCTGGAAAAAGGGAAGAAATGGGGACTGGATGTGCTTGGATCTGCTGCTTTGTTTGGAATCTTGCACATTAGTAATCATGGTTGGGTTTTGACAGACTTTTTCTCATATATGGGTGGTGGTCTCATATTTGCAGTCTTATTTAGAGTAACCAAGTCCATTTATTGGCCTATTGGACTGCATATAGTCTACAATGGTATTGGTCAAATTCTGCCCTTGTTATTTTAG
- a CDS encoding AzlD domain-containing protein has product MVSKYLLLAVIFSGLVTWIPRMIPFILVKYKGLPAIVERFLKFLPVSIIFALILSSVVTGKVGSLPQIKWLDFLAVFPTAWVAFRYRNLVGTVLFGVVLIAVLRLVF; this is encoded by the coding sequence ATGGTCAGTAAATATCTTTTGTTAGCCGTTATCTTTTCAGGCCTAGTGACTTGGATTCCCCGTATGATTCCCTTCATCTTGGTTAAGTACAAGGGCTTGCCAGCTATCGTCGAGCGGTTTTTGAAGTTTTTGCCTGTTTCCATTATCTTTGCCTTGATTCTTTCAAGCGTAGTGACTGGCAAAGTTGGCAGTCTTCCTCAAATCAAATGGCTGGACTTTTTAGCAGTCTTTCCAACGGCTTGGGTAGCCTTTCGCTACCGCAATCTAGTAGGTACGGTTCTTTTTGGGGTAGTCTTGATTGCAGTCTTGCGTCTGGTTTTTTAA
- a CDS encoding amino acid ABC transporter substrate-binding protein: protein MKKIVKYSSLAALGLVAAGVLAACSGGDKKDTATSEAASGKKEIIVATNASPKPFNYEENGELTGYEIEVVRAIFKDSDKYDIKFEKTEWSGVFAGLDSDRYQMAVNNISYTKERAEKYLYAAPTAKNPNVLVVKKDDDSIKSLDDIGGKSTEVVQGTTSAKQLEDYNKQHADNPTVLNYTKADFQQIMSRLSDGQFDYKIFDKIGVETVIKNQGLDNLKVIELPSDQQPYVYPLLAKGQDELKSFVDKRIQELYKDGTLEKLSKQFFGDTYLPAEADIK, encoded by the coding sequence ATGAAAAAAATCGTCAAATATTCATCTCTTGCTGCTCTAGGACTTGTTGCCGCAGGTGTACTAGCAGCTTGCTCAGGTGGAGATAAGAAAGATACTGCAACTAGCGAAGCAGCATCTGGTAAGAAAGAAATTATCGTTGCAACCAATGCTTCACCAAAACCATTTAACTACGAAGAAAATGGCGAGTTGACTGGTTATGAGATTGAAGTAGTCCGTGCTATCTTTAAAGACTCTGACAAATACGATATCAAGTTTGAAAAGACAGAGTGGTCAGGTGTCTTTGCAGGTCTTGATAGCGACCGTTATCAAATGGCTGTGAACAATATCAGCTATACCAAAGAACGCGCTGAAAAGTACCTTTATGCAGCTCCAACTGCTAAAAACCCTAACGTTCTCGTTGTGAAGAAAGACGACGACAGCATCAAATCACTTGATGATATCGGAGGCAAGTCTACTGAGGTTGTTCAAGGGACAACATCAGCTAAACAGCTAGAAGATTATAACAAACAACACGCAGACAATCCAACTGTTCTTAACTACACCAAGGCTGATTTCCAACAAATCATGTCTCGTTTGAGCGATGGTCAGTTTGACTACAAGATCTTTGATAAGATCGGTGTTGAAACAGTTATCAAGAACCAAGGTTTGGACAACTTGAAAGTCATTGAACTTCCAAGCGACCAACAACCTTACGTTTACCCACTTCTTGCTAAAGGTCAAGATGAGTTGAAATCATTTGTAGACAAACGTATCCAAGAACTCTACAAAGACGGAACTCTTGAAAAATTGTCTAAACAGTTCTTCGGAGACACTTATCTCCCAGCAGAAGCTGATATTAAATAG
- a CDS encoding M20 family metallopeptidase produces MVFPSEQEQIEKFEKDHVAQHYFEVLRTLISKKSVFAQQVGLKEVANYLGEIFKRVGAEVEIDESYTAPFVMAHFKSSRPDAKTLIFYNHYDTVPADGDQVWTENPFTLSVRNGFMYGRGVDDDKGHITARLSALRKYMQHHDDLPVNISFIMEGAEESASMDLDKYLEKHADKLRGADLLVWEQGTKNALEQLEISGGNKGIVTFDAKVKSADVDIHSSYGGVVESAPWYLIQALSSLRAADGRILVEGLYEDVQGPNERELALVDTYAQRNPEEISRIYGLELPLLQEDRAAFLKRFFFEPALNIEGIQSGYQGQGVKTILPAEASAKLEVRLVPGLEPHDVLEKIRKQLDKNGFDKVELYYTLGEMSYRSDMSAPAILNVIELAKKFYPQGVSVLPTTAGTGPMHTVFDALEVPMVAFGLGNANSRDHGGDENVRIADYYTHIELVEELIRSYE; encoded by the coding sequence ATGGTTTTTCCTAGCGAACAAGAGCAGATTGAAAAATTTGAGAAGGATCATGTGGCCCAACATTATTTCGAAGTCTTACGCACCTTAATTTCCAAGAAATCCGTCTTTGCCCAGCAGGTTGGACTCAAGGAAGTCGCAAACTATCTGGGTGAGATTTTCAAGCGTGTGGGGGCTGAAGTGGAGATTGATGAGAGCTACACGGCTCCCTTTGTCATGGCGCATTTCAAGAGTTCGCGTCCGGATGCCAAGACCTTGATCTTCTATAATCACTATGACACCGTGCCAGCGGATGGCGACCAGGTGTGGACAGAGAATCCTTTTACCCTTTCTGTGCGAAATGGCTTTATGTATGGGCGTGGGGTTGACGACGACAAAGGCCACATCACAGCTCGTTTGAGTGCTTTGAGAAAGTATATGCAGCACCATGATGACCTGCCTGTCAATATCAGCTTTATCATGGAAGGGGCAGAGGAATCTGCTTCCATGGATCTAGATAAGTATTTAGAGAAACACGCGGACAAACTCCGTGGGGCGGATTTGTTGGTCTGGGAACAAGGAACCAAAAATGCCTTGGAACAGTTAGAAATTTCTGGTGGAAACAAGGGGATTGTGACCTTTGATGCTAAGGTGAAGAGTGCGGATGTGGATATCCACTCGAGTTATGGTGGTGTCGTGGAGTCAGCACCGTGGTATCTTATCCAGGCCTTAAGTAGCCTACGTGCCGCAGATGGACGTATCTTGGTAGAAGGCTTGTACGAGGATGTTCAAGGGCCAAATGAACGAGAACTAGCCTTGGTAGATACCTATGCCCAACGCAATCCAGAGGAAATTAGTCGCATTTATGGTTTGGAATTACCTCTCTTACAAGAGGATCGTGCAGCCTTTCTAAAACGTTTCTTTTTTGAGCCAGCCCTTAATATCGAAGGGATTCAGTCAGGTTATCAAGGGCAAGGGGTTAAAACTATTTTGCCAGCAGAAGCCAGTGCTAAGCTAGAGGTTCGTTTGGTTCCTGGTCTAGAACCGCATGATGTTCTGGAAAAAATTCGGAAACAGCTAGACAAAAATGGCTTTGATAAGGTAGAATTATACTATACCTTGGGAGAGATGAGTTATCGAAGCGATATGAGCGCGCCGGCCATTCTCAATGTGATCGAGTTGGCCAAGAAATTCTATCCACAGGGCGTCTCAGTCTTGCCGACCACAGCGGGGACAGGACCTATGCATACGGTCTTTGATGCCCTAGAGGTACCAATGGTGGCCTTCGGTCTAGGAAATGCCAATAGTCGAGACCACGGTGGAGATGAAAATGTGCGAATCGCCGATTACTACACCCATATTGAATTAGTAGAGGAGCTGATTAGAAGCTATGAGTAG
- the rimI gene encoding ribosomal protein S18-alanine N-acetyltransferase → MIKLRKWSDSSDVDVAVLAEELEQLLLAVYEVSPWTADQVAEVLRSDVNSCALAEDESRLVGFLVWQETDFEAEVLQIAILPSYQGQKIATALFDFLPADKEIFLEVRESNRPALLFYKKEKFEEIARRKAYYHAPIEDAIVMKREIHER, encoded by the coding sequence ATGATTAAGTTGAGAAAATGGAGCGACAGCTCGGATGTGGACGTGGCAGTTCTAGCAGAAGAGCTGGAACAGCTCTTACTTGCGGTCTATGAGGTCAGCCCTTGGACAGCGGACCAAGTGGCAGAGGTTCTGCGTTCGGATGTGAACAGTTGTGCACTAGCAGAAGATGAAAGTCGACTTGTCGGCTTCTTAGTATGGCAGGAAACAGACTTTGAAGCGGAAGTCCTGCAGATTGCCATATTGCCTAGCTATCAGGGGCAGAAAATCGCGACAGCCTTGTTTGACTTTTTGCCTGCCGACAAAGAAATTTTCCTCGAAGTGAGGGAGTCGAACAGGCCAGCTCTGCTATTTTACAAAAAAGAAAAATTTGAAGAAATCGCGCGGCGGAAGGCCTACTACCATGCGCCGATAGAAGATGCGATTGTCATGAAAAGAGAGATCCATGAAAGATAG
- a CDS encoding AzlC family ABC transporter permease encodes MKEKGFWEGVQAAMPTALGYVSIGLACGIIGAPYVTPVEMGLMSLFVYAGSAQFAMLALIAVQAPVAAIAMTVFLINLRLFLLSLHASTYFRHTSLWQNIGMSSLLTDETYGVLMGELAHTDKVHPMWMHGNNLNSYVAWFIGTVAGTALGGLLPNPEVFGLDFALVGMFIGIFTSQFQIMQRRVPVRNLLRILAVVAVSFFLLLTVVSQSLAVLFATLLGCTMGVVLDGQ; translated from the coding sequence ATGAAAGAAAAAGGATTTTGGGAAGGTGTACAGGCAGCCATGCCGACTGCCCTTGGCTATGTCAGTATTGGTCTGGCTTGTGGGATTATCGGTGCGCCCTATGTGACACCTGTTGAGATGGGCTTGATGAGCCTCTTTGTTTATGCTGGGAGCGCCCAGTTTGCCATGTTGGCACTGATTGCGGTCCAAGCGCCTGTGGCAGCTATTGCTATGACGGTCTTTTTGATCAACTTGCGACTCTTTTTGCTGAGCTTGCATGCATCGACTTATTTCCGTCATACTAGTCTCTGGCAAAATATCGGCATGTCCAGTCTCCTGACAGATGAGACCTATGGGGTTTTGATGGGAGAATTAGCCCATACAGACAAGGTTCATCCCATGTGGATGCACGGGAACAATCTCAATAGTTATGTAGCCTGGTTTATTGGGACAGTGGCGGGGACAGCTTTAGGTGGGCTTCTGCCAAATCCTGAAGTCTTTGGATTAGACTTTGCCCTTGTTGGGATGTTTATCGGAATTTTTACTTCACAATTTCAGATTATGCAAAGACGGGTTCCTGTACGGAATCTGCTGCGGATCCTAGCCGTTGTTGCGGTGTCTTTCTTTTTGCTCTTGACAGTAGTGTCTCAGTCGCTAGCTGTTCTGTTTGCGACCTTGCTAGGTTGTACCATGGGGGTGGTCTTAGATGGTCAGTAA
- a CDS encoding MarR family winged helix-turn-helix transcriptional regulator, which yields MVAEGIRFGYLFRSAESLATREYGKLLEPLGITPNQSEVLLVLGEHAPLSLKGLGESLICEEKSPSRLVQALIKKGLVKKEISSKDKRSSRLSLTAAGADLLPKIAEQEAIFGKHLAQQVPNLEAFSQILEEFLVDSFYEDKLKRRSLWRQEEK from the coding sequence GTGGTAGCAGAAGGAATTCGATTTGGTTATTTGTTTAGAAGTGCAGAGAGCTTAGCGACGAGAGAATATGGGAAGTTGCTAGAGCCTTTGGGAATTACGCCCAATCAAAGCGAGGTCTTGCTCGTTTTGGGCGAACATGCTCCGCTGTCTCTCAAGGGCTTGGGGGAATCCCTGATTTGTGAGGAAAAAAGCCCTAGTCGCTTGGTGCAGGCTTTGATTAAAAAAGGCTTGGTCAAGAAAGAAATTTCTAGCAAGGACAAGCGCAGTTCTCGCTTGAGCTTGACTGCTGCTGGAGCGGATTTGCTGCCCAAGATTGCTGAGCAAGAAGCGATTTTTGGAAAACACTTGGCGCAGCAAGTGCCTAATTTGGAGGCTTTTAGCCAGATTTTAGAGGAATTTTTGGTAGATAGTTTCTACGAAGACAAATTAAAACGCCGCTCACTTTGGCGGCAAGAGGAAAAATAG